From Brachionichthys hirsutus isolate HB-005 chromosome 16, CSIRO-AGI_Bhir_v1, whole genome shotgun sequence, a single genomic window includes:
- the tsen54 gene encoding tRNA-splicing endonuclease subunit Sen54, whose product MADQNKTDVQEKFFSEILSPSELFSARSRTHKIPVRGQKEFFPDDSGEQRLRLEQSLKEHWSLVSEERVERQGNLVKARWIESEQIVELQSPAGKFWQTMGFSNNGKQNLQPEEALYLMECGRLQVSHRDLPLSIQDGYERFLSPGGVTLQQHQVFAHLKRLGYVVHRFVPSSEATPYARQLNLRQPRERAERRLKRKRGASPAPTPSRTEESEGPTVDGMEEEEPSGTRPPREGRGGAWWLTDVLRDQSDRQPVSARSRWSFGSIPFPDLGSNESPASTLLPPDPALLPGALVVGVCHIAPWRQRMNLQEENRLDGEVRRCKNWAEYRDLLARRQGNRRPAHLWNREVTPLHDPSRPIPTGELLDKISVVRSSHLLEGVSSIKASDEWRIRFDVYQPDSVSHFKKSSPGDPSTRVCVCSFDGAVPDLRVMKQLANQSGDVPVVFAVVDRGDISFYTFRDFQLPREVFP is encoded by the exons TCCGTCTGAGCTGTTCTCGGCTCGATCCAGGACTCACAAGATCCCGGTCCGAGGACAGAAGGAGTTCTTCCCCGACGACTCCGGCGAGCAGCGCCTGCGGCTGGAGCAGAGCCTGAAGGAGCACTGGAGCCTCGTGTCGGAGGAGAGGGTGGAGAGGCA AGGGAACCTCGTGAAGGCCAGGTGGATTGAGAGTGAGCAGATCGTGGAGCTTCAGTCTCCAGCT GGTAAGTTCTGGCAGACGATGGGCTTCTCCAATAACGGCAAGCAGAACCTCCAGCCTGAGGAGGCGCTCTACCTGatggagtgt GGACGCCTGCAGGTGTCCCACCGGGACCTGCCGCTGTCCATCCAGGACGGCTACGAGCGCTTTCTGTCCCCCGGGGGCGTGaccctccagcagcaccag GTGTTTGCCCATTTGAAGAGGCTCGGCTACGTGGTGCACAGATTTGTCCCGAG TTCGGAGGCCACGCCCTACGCGAGGCAGCTTAACCTGCGTCAGCCACGCGAGCGAGCCGAGAGACGGCTGAAGAGGAAGCGCGGcgccagccccgcccccacgcCCAG TCGCACTGAAGAATCAGAAGGGCCCACCGTGGacgggatggaggaggaggagccttcaGGGACCCGTCCTCCACGTGAAGGCAGAGGCGGGGCCTGGTGGCTGACGGACGTTCTCAGGGACCAATCAGATCGGCAGCCCGTGTCTGCTCGCTCACGCTGGAGCTTCGGTTCCATCCCGTTCCCCGACCTGGGCTCCAACGAGAGCCCGGCCAGCACGCTGCTCCCCCCGGACCCCGCCCTGCTCCCTGGGGctttggtggtgggggtctgTCACATCGCCCCCTGGAGGCAGAGAAtgaacctgcaggaggagaaccgCCTGGACGGAGAG GTTCGGCGGTGCAAGAACTGGGCCGAGTATCGGGACCTCCTGGCACGCCGGCAGGGCAACCGGCGGCCAGCACACCTGTGGAACAGGGAAGTCACGCCCTTGCATGACCCAAGTCGACCCATCCCCACAG GTGAGCTGCTGGATAAAATCAGCGTGGTTCGATCTTCACATCTGCTGGAGGGCGTGTCCAG CATAAAGGCTTCAGATGAATGGAGGATCCGTTTCGATGTTTACCAGCCGGATTCCGTGTCCCACTTCAAGAAGAGCAGCCCGGGGGACCCGTCCAcccgcgtgtgcgtgtgcag CTTCGACGGAGCCGTTCCTGACCTGCGTGTGATGAAGCAGCTGGCCAATCAGAGCGGAGACGTCCCGGTGGTGTTTGCTGTGGTGGACCGTGGAGACATCTCCTTCTACACCTTCAGAGACTTCCAGCTGCCCAGAGAGGTGTTCCCCTGA
- the LOC137905201 gene encoding 5-hydroxytryptamine receptor 3A-like, whose translation MAVLRVLLVLAFAGEASSVQQPACSYLSLLRHLKLDTANHLVSITRPVRNWTTPTWVWVDMLLHGILKVDEKAQTVSSHVWRHMSWSSEFLTWNSTEFCGIEYLTVPTSSIWIPDVSILEDVSDTGSIYTSPVVKLHHSGFASTTARQRLTTACRLGLRLFPFDRQQCNITFLSTSSEASSIHMGALNNGSVLTHVAERFMSTQGEWDLRKMDIAVDYLRSGESFSSKVVYMVFLARKPMLYVINLIVPLLALLVLDLASFFIHEARGEKLSFKVTVLLSISVLLLVLQDMLPSTEDRLPMIASYCVAVFGLVGVSVLEAILVGYLIDLDAYFGRTAQTSAQRDKQPEDAHLGEPAAAEEKLQVKPEQSDLPLDGLQQILQAVAVLREEAERRVKERGDGTYRRMAEIIDAVFFVLYFVAVAVFLSYMYAAWVSHAML comes from the exons ATGGCGGTGCTGAGGGTTCTGCTTGTTCTGGCCTTCGCTGGTGA GGCGTCCAGCGTCCAGCAGCCGGCCTGCTCCTACCTGAGTCTCCTGAGACACCTGAAGCTGGACACAGCCAATCACCTGGTGTCAATCACACGGCCCGTGAGGAACTGGACGACGCCCACGTGGGTCTGGGTGGACATGTTGCTGCACGGCATTCTAAAAGTG GATGAAAAGGCTCAGACGGTTTCGAGTCACGTCTGGCGTCACATG AGCTGGTCCAGTGAATTCCTCACCTGGAACTCCACGGAGTTTTGTGGGATAGAGTACCTGACGGTTCCCACGTCCAGCATCTGGATCCCAGATGTGAGCATCCTGGAGGA CGTCTCTGACACCGGGAGCATCTACACGAGTCCCGTGGTCAAGCTGCACCACTCGGGTTTTGCGTCCACCACGGCCCGCCAGCGGCTGACCACCGCCTGCCGGCTGGGGCTGCGGCTCTTCCCGTTCGACCGGCAGCAGTGCAACATCACGTTCTTGTCCACGTCGTCTGAAG cGTCCTCCATCCACATGGGGGCGCTGAACAACGGCTCGGTCCTCACGCACGTCGCCGAGCGCTTCATGTCCACGCAAGGAGAGTGGGATCTGAGGAAGATGGACATCGCCGTCGACTACCTGAGAAGCGGCGAGTCCTTTTCCAGCAAGGTCGTTTACATG GTGTTTCTGGCCAGGAAGCCGATGCTCTACGTTATAAACCTCATCGTGCCGCTGCTCGCCTTGCTGGTCCTGGATCTGGCCTCCTTCTTCATCCACGAGGCCAGAGGAGAGAAGCTGAGCTTCAAGGTGACGGTGCTCCTGTCCATCTCCGTCTTGCTGCTCGTCCTTCAGGACATGCTGCCCTCCACCGAAGACAGGCTGCCCATGATCG CCAGCTACTGTGTGGCGGTCTTCGGCTTGGTGGGGGTCAGCGTCCTGGAGGCCATCCTGGTCGGCTACCTGATCGACCTCGACGCTTATTTTGGTAGGACGGCTCAAACATCTGCCCAAAGGGACAAGCAGCCGGAGGACGCCCACCTGGGAG AacctgctgcagctgaggagaagctgcaggtgaAGCCGGAGCAGAGTGACCTTCCTCTGGACGGGCTGCAGCAGATCCTGCAGGCGGTGGCGGTGCTACGGGAAGAAGCCGAGAGACGAGTCAAAGAGCGGGGCGACGGAACCTACCGCCGAATGGCTGAAATCATAGACGCCGTCTTCTTCGTCCTCTACTTTGTAGCTGTTGCTGTCTTTCTGAGCTACATGTATGCAGCGTGGGTGTCCCACGCAATGCTGTGA
- the tmem104 gene encoding transmembrane protein 104, producing the protein MAGGITETGELYSPLVGLVYMFNLIVGTGALTMPRAFAAAGWAVSLALIAFLGFMSYMTTTFMIEAMAAANAQLRWKRREQEEVDDSDSSSEYSNDNDVLCRGRSEPESKPICRSVKRSAGHVDHFDIVERVEMGQMASMFFNKGGVNMFYVCIIVYLYGDLAIYAAAVPMSLMEVTCGNHSCGAGGLKYNDTDPCWGSVSREDAYRVFLTAFMLLVGPFTFFNAQKTKYLQIFTSLMRWIAFTMMIVFAVIRISKGTGEGRPPAASLSGVPNLFGVCVYSFMCQHSLPSLVTPISDKRRVGVLVLADYVLILVFYVLLSLTAILCFDGSLLYDMYTLNFTDNCAVLDVPFLRYFLGLFPVFTISTNFPIIAVTLRNNWKTLFHRDGGAYPWVVDRVVFPLITLIPPVTVAFCTHNLETLVGITGAYAGTGIQYVVPSCLVYYGRRRLQPVMGGDAVNKHRSPFHHNLWVWFVLLWAASCLMFVTANIILTETHKGP; encoded by the exons ATGGCCGGCGGGATCACAGAGACCGGGGAGCTCTACTCTCCATTG GTGGGTCTGGTGTACATGTTCAACCTGATCGTGGGCACGGGGGCGCTGACGATGCCCCGGGCCTTCGCCGCCGCCGGCTGGGCGGTTAGCCTCGCGCTCATCGCCTTCCTGGGATTCATGAG CTACATGACCACCACCTTCATGATCGAGGCCATGGCGGCGGCGAACGCTCAGCTGCGCTGGAAGAggcgggagcaggaggag GTGGATGACAGCGACTCCAGCTCTGAGTACTCCAATGACAACGACGTCCTGTGTCGGGGGCGATCGGAGCCGGAGAGCAAGCCCATCTGTCGGTCCGTAA AGAGGTCAGCAGGTCACGTCGACCACTTCGACATCGTGGAGCGGGTGGAGATGGGTCAGATGGCCTCCATGTTCTTCAATAAAG GGGGGGTCAACATGTTCTACGTCTGCATCATCGTCTACCTGTACGGAGACCTCGCCATCTACGCCGCCGCCGTGCCCATGTCACTGATGGAGGTCAcctg TGGAAACCACTCCTGCGGCGCCGGGGGCCTGAAGTACAACGACACCGACCCCTGCTGGGGGTCCGTCAGCAGGGAGGACGCCTACCGGGTGTTTCTG actgCTTTTATGCTCCTGGTGGGTCCGTTCACCTTCTTCAATGCCCAGAAGACCAAATATCTTCAGATCTTCACCTCCCTGATGCGCTGGAT AGCGTTCACCATGATGATCGTCTTCGCCGTCATCCGGATCAGTAAAGGCACCGGCGAGGGCCGCCCCCCGGCCGCCTCCTTGTCGGGGGTGCCCAACCTGTTCGGCGTGTGCGTCTATTCCTTCATGTGCCAACACTCGCTGCCGTCCCTGGTGACGCCCATCTCTGACAAGAGGCGCGTGGGCGTCCTGGTGCTGGCCGACTACGTCCTCATCCTGGTCTTCTACGTCCTGCTGTCCCTCACCGCCATCTTGTGCTTCGACGGCTCGCTGCTGTACGACATGTACACCCTGAACTTCACGGACAACTGCGCCGTCCTGGACGTCCCCTTCCTGCGCTACTTCCTCGGCCTGTTCCCGGTCTTCACCATCAGCACCAACTTCCCCATCATCGCCGTGACGCTCCGCAACAACTGGAAGACGCTGTTCCACCGGGACGGCGGCGCCTACCCCTGGGTGGTGGACCGCGTGGTGTTCCCGCTCATCACCCTGATACCCCCCGTCACCGTGGCCTTCTGCACCCACAACCTGGAGACCCTGGTGGGCATCACGGGAGCCTACGCCGGCACCGGGATCCAGTACGTCGTCCCGTCCTGCCTGGTGTACTACGGCAGGCGCCGCCTGCAGCCGGTGATGGGCGGGGACGCCGTCAACAAGCACCGCTCGCCCTTCCACCACAACCTGTGGGTGTGGTTTGTGCTGCTGTGGGCCGCCTCCTGCCTCATGTTCGTCACGGCGAACATCATCCTGACGGAAACCCACAAGGGACCGTAG